In Ruania zhangjianzhongii, the following proteins share a genomic window:
- a CDS encoding aminotransferase class V-fold PLP-dependent enzyme: protein MVTYADLGVRRVINAHNTLTMLGGSIMLPAVRAAMDEAAGQFVDMAELARAASDRVAALTRNEDALIVGSASAGLMLSALAAMTGDDQRRLWQVLEYGAGALGRREIIIQRAHRIPYDNVLTLAGAQVVEVGNAIQTFGWELEAAVTPRTAAILYVAGEHLTEAALPLEEVLEIAQAAPVPVIVDGAAQLPPRENLWRFTQAGAAVALFSGGKEIRGPQASGLMVGKKEFLDAVRMHAFPWQRFGRVAKVGKEETIGLLTALELWLERDLDADLRRAEAVTAQWVRAWSEIDAVDAVRDWPGEAGRPMPRVRLQWPAGSYPPAAAIAEQLAAGTEPIVVFVADPRAIWLNAELVDDADVQTVTRRVTEAFTRAGGAGR from the coding sequence GTGGTGACCTATGCAGACCTCGGAGTTCGCCGAGTCATCAACGCCCACAACACCCTCACCATGCTCGGCGGATCGATCATGCTCCCGGCGGTGCGGGCTGCGATGGACGAGGCAGCCGGGCAGTTCGTGGACATGGCCGAGCTCGCCCGGGCGGCTTCGGACCGGGTGGCGGCACTGACCCGGAACGAGGATGCGCTGATCGTCGGCAGCGCCTCTGCCGGACTGATGCTCAGCGCCCTGGCCGCGATGACCGGTGATGATCAGCGCCGGCTCTGGCAGGTGCTCGAGTATGGTGCCGGGGCGCTGGGCCGGCGCGAGATCATCATCCAACGCGCGCACCGGATCCCGTACGACAACGTGCTCACTCTCGCCGGTGCGCAGGTGGTGGAGGTCGGGAACGCCATCCAGACCTTCGGCTGGGAGCTGGAGGCAGCGGTCACTCCCCGGACGGCGGCGATCCTCTATGTCGCTGGTGAGCACCTGACTGAGGCGGCGCTACCGCTTGAGGAGGTCCTCGAGATCGCCCAGGCGGCGCCGGTGCCGGTGATCGTCGACGGCGCAGCCCAGCTGCCTCCCCGAGAGAACCTGTGGCGGTTCACCCAGGCAGGTGCAGCTGTGGCGCTGTTCAGCGGCGGAAAGGAGATCCGTGGCCCGCAGGCCTCCGGGCTGATGGTGGGGAAGAAGGAGTTCCTGGACGCGGTCCGGATGCACGCCTTCCCGTGGCAACGGTTCGGGCGGGTGGCCAAGGTGGGCAAGGAGGAGACGATCGGCCTGCTCACCGCCCTGGAGCTGTGGCTGGAGCGGGATCTCGATGCCGATCTGCGGCGGGCCGAGGCGGTCACTGCGCAGTGGGTGCGCGCTTGGTCCGAAATCGACGCCGTAGACGCGGTGCGGGACTGGCCGGGCGAGGCGGGGCGGCCGATGCCGCGGGTGCGGCTGCAGTGGCCGGCCGGGAGCTATCCACCGGCGGCCGCGATCGCCGAGCAGCTCGCCGCCGGGACCGAGCCGATCGTGGTGTTCGTGGCCGATCCGCGGGCGATCTGGCTGAACGCCGAGCTGGTCGACGATGCTGATGTGCAGACCGTCACCCGGCGGGTGACAGAGGCGTTCACCAGGGCTGGGGGCGCTGGGCGATGA
- a CDS encoding SDR family NAD(P)-dependent oxidoreductase, whose product MAEFSGKVVAVSGGASGIGAEICSQLAEAGADVYALDLRGEHPQVPTISVDVADSAAVRDAIDAIGLGVDILVHGAAVAEAAGLHEMTDAEWQRERAIALDGGFYLARAVLPAMIARRAGVIINIGSVNGHAAYGQPSYSAAKAGLESLTQNLAVRYGPFGIRANAVAPGTVRTPAWRSREESNPAIFDQLARWYPMGRVGLPEDVAHAVLFLASDRASWITGTTLTVDGGLTAGGFRMISTAVGADEW is encoded by the coding sequence ATGGCGGAGTTCAGCGGGAAGGTGGTGGCGGTCTCCGGCGGGGCCTCCGGCATCGGGGCCGAGATCTGCTCCCAGCTCGCCGAGGCCGGAGCGGACGTCTACGCGCTCGACCTGCGCGGTGAGCATCCGCAGGTACCGACGATCAGTGTGGACGTGGCCGACTCTGCTGCCGTCCGGGACGCTATCGACGCGATCGGCCTTGGCGTGGACATCCTGGTGCACGGCGCGGCCGTGGCCGAAGCGGCCGGCCTGCACGAGATGACCGACGCCGAGTGGCAGCGCGAACGGGCGATCGCCCTCGACGGCGGTTTCTACCTCGCCCGGGCTGTGCTGCCGGCGATGATCGCGCGCCGCGCCGGGGTGATCATCAACATCGGCTCGGTGAACGGCCACGCCGCCTATGGCCAGCCGTCCTACAGTGCGGCGAAAGCGGGGCTGGAGAGCCTGACCCAGAACCTCGCGGTCCGGTACGGTCCCTTCGGCATCCGAGCCAACGCCGTCGCCCCGGGCACCGTGCGTACGCCGGCGTGGCGCTCGCGGGAGGAGTCCAACCCGGCCATCTTCGACCAGCTCGCGCGCTGGTACCCGATGGGCCGGGTCGGGTTGCCGGAAGACGTGGCGCACGCCGTGCTGTTCCTCGCCTCGGACCGGGCAAGCTGGATCACCGGCACCACGCTGACCGTGGACGGCGGGCTGACCGCCGGCGGGTTCCGGATGATCTCCACAGCGGTGGGAGCCGACGAGTGGTGA
- a CDS encoding choice-of-anchor G family protein, whose protein sequence is MRTQLSPPPHRQRRRARWLRPVAITVGAALGVAGLSGPAAAVLDDYPDDPAEAGASVLMSSTMEQELLGAAESEAGFPTNPGPNEAALDVSLLGGQLLSFGDLEIPIDQFADFGQLGALSSISEASSPLDGHAASGLLGPDGGLSLDSAEADWGTTTIDLLSFSDALGLGGLSGLAVDELDLELGAMGSEVIAEDGVFLDPDGGGTGPGQYIAGDASLFAHSPLIEDAAAQISDLGGQVDTTIEDLTAQTFDTDALDAALGNGSVSAPECSVDSNMQGDIVDAVVGAPITSADQLVTIDFATGSVEIHLEHLVDGSDPWAGGDDAGLNGLAPNTELIDESTYPLVAEGVEEIMEEATALMSAAVAASVHAVTVTCEWSQQGPLPGDVIDVDWGPISLGDGAAGNFPPAETDCSGPTAPALCSTLANSIDSAGPQVAAIFSTVYDFLISDEGTAVYELLITDILTGLVTQTIDEGLAPVFTGLTDLLSLQVNHQEMATCTTSDGTEVLASVEVSALSLLLTGVEGRVGLGNSGVRVDACAVAEIVPVLEVDPSEVFPGDALEIVGSGYTPDSTVAVELFDADGNLVGGAVVVNSDEAGSFALPAIVQMDTLPGEYTVIGTDNATGTPAQAPLTVLTAITPSITADPSEVAEGGATTTVTGADFTPDGMVTLHLADAEGNVLGEPVTVPAGADGTFEAVLDVPADAAVGDGYTIVAVDEETGQEATTPLAIVEGPEDPGPVDPGPVDPGPVDPGPVDPGPVDPGPVDPEPEEPRTLAASFQLDTVEQGEQQTLSASGFDPGEMVSATIHSTPIVLTAQAADADGVVSWTFTVPSDFEVGSHEGVATSTAQGDQVSAMFQVTAVDTTGPAGGSLPETGSDAGNLATLSLLLLGAGAIVILTRRRSLS, encoded by the coding sequence ATGCGAACGCAATTGTCTCCACCACCACACCGGCAGCGACGGCGTGCCAGGTGGCTTCGCCCCGTCGCGATCACTGTCGGCGCCGCACTTGGCGTCGCCGGTCTGAGCGGCCCAGCCGCCGCGGTACTCGACGACTATCCGGACGACCCTGCCGAGGCCGGCGCGAGCGTGCTCATGTCCTCGACGATGGAGCAGGAGCTCCTCGGCGCGGCGGAGTCGGAAGCGGGCTTCCCGACCAACCCGGGCCCGAACGAGGCAGCCCTGGACGTCAGCCTGCTCGGCGGCCAGCTCCTGTCGTTCGGTGACCTCGAGATCCCGATCGACCAGTTCGCGGACTTCGGTCAGCTCGGTGCGCTGTCGAGCATCAGCGAGGCGTCCTCGCCGCTGGACGGGCACGCGGCGTCGGGCCTGCTCGGGCCGGACGGCGGCCTTTCGCTGGACAGCGCCGAGGCCGACTGGGGCACGACGACGATCGACCTGCTGTCGTTCTCCGACGCGCTCGGCCTCGGCGGGCTGAGCGGCCTCGCCGTCGACGAGCTCGATCTCGAACTTGGAGCGATGGGCTCCGAGGTGATCGCCGAGGATGGTGTCTTCCTCGACCCGGATGGCGGGGGCACCGGCCCCGGGCAGTACATCGCCGGGGACGCGTCGCTCTTCGCGCACTCGCCGCTCATCGAGGACGCCGCCGCGCAGATCTCCGATCTGGGCGGTCAGGTCGACACGACCATCGAGGACCTGACCGCCCAGACCTTTGACACGGACGCACTCGATGCGGCTCTTGGAAATGGCAGTGTTTCGGCACCCGAATGCAGCGTCGACTCGAACATGCAGGGCGACATCGTGGACGCGGTGGTGGGGGCACCGATCACCTCGGCGGACCAGCTGGTGACCATCGACTTCGCGACGGGGTCCGTCGAGATCCACCTCGAGCACCTGGTGGACGGGAGCGATCCGTGGGCCGGCGGTGACGACGCGGGCCTGAACGGTCTGGCGCCGAACACCGAACTCATCGACGAATCCACGTACCCGCTGGTCGCCGAGGGCGTGGAAGAGATCATGGAGGAAGCGACAGCGCTCATGTCGGCGGCTGTCGCGGCGTCCGTGCACGCGGTGACCGTCACCTGTGAGTGGTCCCAGCAGGGACCGCTTCCCGGCGACGTCATCGACGTCGACTGGGGTCCGATCAGCCTGGGGGATGGGGCGGCTGGGAACTTCCCGCCGGCCGAGACCGACTGTTCGGGGCCGACGGCGCCCGCCTTGTGCTCGACTCTCGCCAATTCTATCGACAGTGCCGGGCCCCAGGTGGCCGCGATCTTCAGCACGGTTTACGACTTCCTCATCAGTGACGAGGGCACCGCGGTGTACGAGTTGCTGATCACCGACATCTTGACCGGGTTGGTCACGCAGACGATCGATGAGGGGCTGGCCCCGGTGTTCACCGGGCTTACCGACCTCCTCTCCCTGCAGGTGAACCACCAGGAGATGGCGACGTGCACGACGTCCGACGGTACCGAGGTCCTCGCCTCGGTCGAGGTGTCGGCACTGAGCTTGCTGCTCACGGGCGTCGAGGGTCGTGTCGGCCTGGGGAACTCGGGTGTCCGCGTGGACGCCTGCGCCGTGGCCGAGATCGTCCCGGTACTCGAGGTGGACCCCTCCGAGGTCTTCCCGGGTGACGCCCTCGAGATCGTCGGCTCCGGCTACACACCGGACAGCACGGTGGCGGTGGAACTCTTCGACGCCGACGGCAACCTCGTGGGTGGTGCCGTGGTGGTCAACTCCGATGAGGCCGGGAGCTTCGCGCTGCCGGCGATCGTCCAGATGGACACGCTCCCAGGCGAGTACACGGTCATCGGGACCGACAACGCGACGGGTACCCCGGCGCAGGCCCCGCTGACGGTGCTCACCGCCATCACGCCGTCGATCACCGCCGACCCGTCCGAGGTCGCTGAGGGGGGTGCGACCACGACGGTCACCGGTGCGGACTTCACACCGGACGGCATGGTGACCCTGCACCTCGCCGACGCCGAGGGCAACGTGCTCGGTGAGCCCGTGACGGTCCCGGCGGGAGCTGACGGCACGTTCGAGGCGGTGCTGGACGTGCCGGCCGACGCTGCGGTCGGAGACGGCTACACGATCGTCGCCGTCGACGAGGAGACGGGCCAGGAGGCGACGACCCCGCTCGCCATCGTCGAGGGTCCGGAGGACCCCGGTCCGGTGGACCCCGGTCCGGTGGACCCCGGTCCGGTGGACCCCGGTCCGGTGGACCCCGGTCCGGTGGACCCCGGTCCGGTGGACCCCGAGCCGGAGGAGCCGCGCACGCTGGCGGCGTCGTTCCAGCTCGACACGGTCGAGCAGGGTGAACAGCAGACCCTCTCCGCCTCGGGCTTCGACCCGGGTGAGATGGTCTCCGCGACGATCCACTCGACGCCGATAGTGCTCACCGCTCAGGCGGCGGATGCGGACGGCGTGGTCAGCTGGACCTTCACGGTTCCTAGCGACTTCGAGGTGGGCTCGCACGAGGGTGTCGCGACGAGCACCGCGCAGGGCGACCAGGTGTCGGCCATGTTCCAGGTGACGGCGGTTGACACCACCGGTCCCGCCGGCGGAAGCCTCCCGGAGACGGGTTCGGACGCCGGGAACCTGGCGACGCTCTCGCTCCTGCTCCTGGGAGCAGGCGCTATCGTCATCCTCACACGGCGGCGCAGCCTGAGCTGA
- a CDS encoding IclR family transcriptional regulator, translating to MMQSLQRGFGVLELLVQHSDPITLGDLSRAAGLPAASTYRIVQSLIELGYAKKVAGGRYQHGSKVLELAGKVLTSMDYAVHSRPALLQLQAHTDETIHFGILAGDCAQYVDKLESRAAYRLASVVGMQVDLHCTATGKSILAFLPDGVRDRHIDATRLVAKTPKTITSTEGLLFELARIRANGYCLDDEEDREGIRCVGAPVFDHRGHAIGGISVSGPVFYFSLADATALAPQVIHAARDVSLSLGAPAASLPEALRA from the coding sequence ATGATGCAGTCGTTGCAGCGCGGATTCGGTGTGTTGGAGCTGCTGGTGCAGCACTCGGACCCGATCACGCTCGGTGATCTCTCCCGCGCCGCCGGCCTGCCGGCGGCCTCCACCTACCGGATCGTGCAGAGCCTGATCGAGCTCGGCTACGCGAAGAAGGTGGCCGGCGGCCGGTACCAGCACGGGTCCAAAGTGCTGGAGCTGGCCGGGAAGGTGCTCACCTCGATGGACTACGCCGTGCACTCGCGGCCGGCGCTGCTGCAGCTGCAGGCGCACACCGATGAGACCATCCACTTCGGCATCCTCGCCGGAGACTGTGCCCAGTACGTCGACAAGCTGGAGAGCCGGGCCGCCTATCGGCTCGCCTCGGTGGTCGGCATGCAGGTGGACCTGCACTGCACAGCGACCGGCAAGTCGATCCTGGCGTTCCTGCCCGACGGCGTGCGCGACCGGCATATCGACGCCACCCGGCTCGTTGCCAAGACGCCCAAGACCATCACCAGCACCGAAGGGCTGCTCTTCGAGCTCGCCCGGATACGTGCGAACGGATACTGCCTGGACGACGAGGAGGACCGGGAGGGGATCCGCTGCGTCGGCGCCCCGGTGTTCGACCACCGCGGTCACGCCATCGGCGGGATCAGCGTGTCCGGCCCGGTCTTCTACTTCTCGCTCGCCGACGCCACCGCGCTCGCGCCCCAGGTGATCCATGCAGCCCGGGACGTCTCGCTGTCGCTGGGGGCGCCGGCGGCGAGCCTGCCGGAGGCCCTGCGGGCCTGA
- a CDS encoding S8 family serine peptidase, which produces MRRPPSPDRVRPRRAVACGGIAALALSTLVPLSGASADEVSDLGTASDYGASSSATGLQAESSATGAWFVQTGGTPTVQGGSPSVNTRSADAAVDEAEDLGLDVEVRETYSQLWTGFSAEMSDHDAAVLAEADSVQAVFPVMTVALPPDTASAETPEMVSALAMTGADIVQSELGFTGEGIRVGILDTGVDYDHPDLGGAGDGTSFPTERVTHGHDFVGDDYNADSSSPDYQPVPHPDDDPDDCYGHGTHVAGIVGASGDPAQDEVRGVAPGVTFGAYRVFGCGGSTDTDIMLAAMEMSLADGMDVLNMSVGAGFASWPQYPTAVASDNLTAAGMVVVASIGNDGELGTWSAGAPGVSNSAIGVASFDNTAFTTNVFATSPDGATYPYTTASGSPVIPTSGGAPLAVPAAGEEEACAPLTGDFTDQIVVAFRGTCPFYDKAFNAQEAGAAGVVLANNVPGLINPTVEGEPAITIPVASVSLESGTALVAAIEAGEATDLEWTDELSSEPSPTGGLISSFSSYGMTADLQLKPDLGAPGGQIWSTIPLENGGYGSMSGTSMSSPHVAGAAALMLEARDVTPAQVKDLMRNTADPALWALSPDLGLLGPAFRQGAGLLDIDDAILAATSVTPSGLSLGESEAGPVTETLTVDNAGDQPVTYAVSYEDAVATGGDPDNPSFFSAPSTVEAPETVSVGAGESTSFDVTISPNADLELSQYGGYVVLTPEEGEPVRIPYAGFAGDYQSLPLMTDIGAGLPTLGSLAECERFIGVDCVMGGSYNLEPEGTTYTMKDGDVPTMLVHLEHPAQSLELTVYASNGGERGAQFGPTATFLAEDYLGRHPGDQSFQPYTWDGRLDSGSAHGQRSSDWRVPDGDYIVEITAVSALGDAANADESQTVYTSEFTIDRNDNGNPWWETAIQMLAVPFHLWDDVFCAITGVCGPGHGGGR; this is translated from the coding sequence ATGCGTCGACCACCGTCGCCGGACCGCGTGCGGCCGCGTAGAGCCGTTGCCTGCGGAGGCATCGCCGCGCTGGCGTTGTCCACGCTCGTCCCCCTGTCCGGAGCATCCGCCGATGAGGTGAGCGATCTGGGCACCGCCTCTGATTACGGTGCCTCGTCCAGTGCGACCGGACTGCAGGCTGAGTCCTCCGCCACCGGTGCCTGGTTCGTCCAGACCGGCGGAACGCCCACCGTCCAGGGAGGATCGCCGTCGGTGAACACCCGCAGCGCCGATGCCGCTGTGGACGAGGCCGAGGACCTGGGACTGGACGTCGAGGTCCGGGAGACCTACTCCCAGCTGTGGACAGGGTTCTCCGCGGAGATGTCCGACCATGACGCTGCCGTGCTCGCCGAGGCCGACTCGGTGCAGGCGGTGTTCCCGGTGATGACCGTCGCCCTGCCCCCGGATACGGCATCTGCCGAGACCCCCGAGATGGTCAGCGCACTGGCGATGACAGGTGCGGACATCGTGCAGAGCGAGCTCGGATTCACCGGTGAGGGCATCCGGGTGGGCATCCTGGACACCGGGGTGGACTACGACCACCCGGACCTGGGCGGGGCCGGGGACGGGACCTCGTTCCCGACCGAACGAGTCACCCACGGGCACGACTTCGTGGGCGATGACTACAACGCCGACAGTTCCAGCCCCGACTATCAGCCGGTGCCGCACCCGGACGACGACCCGGACGACTGCTACGGGCACGGCACCCATGTGGCCGGTATCGTCGGCGCGAGCGGCGACCCGGCCCAGGACGAGGTCCGCGGGGTCGCACCCGGGGTGACCTTCGGCGCCTATCGTGTGTTCGGCTGCGGTGGCTCCACCGACACCGACATCATGCTCGCCGCGATGGAGATGTCGCTGGCCGACGGGATGGACGTGCTGAACATGTCCGTCGGTGCCGGCTTCGCCTCCTGGCCGCAATACCCCACCGCCGTGGCCAGTGACAACCTGACCGCCGCCGGGATGGTCGTGGTCGCCTCGATCGGGAACGACGGCGAGCTGGGCACCTGGTCCGCTGGTGCACCGGGGGTGAGCAACTCCGCGATCGGCGTGGCCTCCTTCGACAACACCGCGTTCACCACCAACGTGTTCGCCACCAGCCCGGACGGCGCCACCTACCCCTACACCACGGCTTCCGGTTCACCGGTGATCCCGACCAGTGGCGGCGCTCCGCTGGCGGTTCCCGCGGCAGGTGAGGAGGAAGCCTGTGCGCCGCTGACCGGTGACTTCACCGACCAGATCGTGGTGGCCTTCCGCGGCACGTGTCCGTTCTACGACAAGGCCTTTAACGCGCAGGAAGCCGGTGCTGCCGGTGTCGTGCTCGCCAATAACGTGCCCGGACTGATCAACCCGACCGTGGAGGGCGAGCCGGCGATCACCATCCCGGTCGCCTCGGTCTCGTTGGAGTCCGGTACGGCGCTCGTGGCAGCGATCGAGGCCGGTGAGGCGACCGACCTGGAGTGGACCGACGAGCTCTCCTCCGAGCCGAGCCCGACCGGTGGCCTGATCTCCAGCTTCAGCTCCTACGGCATGACTGCCGACCTGCAGCTGAAGCCGGACCTGGGTGCTCCTGGCGGCCAGATCTGGTCCACCATCCCGCTGGAGAACGGCGGGTACGGTTCGATGTCCGGCACCTCGATGTCCTCTCCGCATGTGGCCGGTGCTGCTGCGCTCATGCTCGAGGCGCGGGACGTGACTCCTGCGCAGGTCAAGGACCTGATGCGGAATACCGCCGACCCGGCGCTGTGGGCGCTGTCCCCCGACCTCGGGTTGCTCGGCCCGGCGTTCCGCCAGGGTGCGGGCCTGCTGGACATCGACGACGCGATCCTGGCCGCCACCTCGGTCACCCCCAGTGGGCTGAGCCTGGGTGAGAGTGAGGCGGGGCCGGTCACCGAGACGCTCACCGTGGACAACGCCGGCGACCAGCCGGTCACCTACGCGGTCAGCTACGAGGATGCGGTGGCCACCGGCGGCGACCCGGACAACCCGAGCTTCTTCTCTGCGCCGAGCACAGTCGAGGCGCCGGAGACGGTCTCGGTCGGGGCCGGTGAGAGTACGTCGTTCGACGTGACGATCTCCCCGAACGCGGACCTGGAGCTGTCCCAGTACGGCGGCTACGTGGTGCTCACTCCCGAGGAGGGTGAACCGGTGCGGATCCCGTACGCGGGCTTTGCCGGCGACTACCAGTCACTGCCGCTGATGACCGACATCGGCGCTGGGCTGCCCACGCTCGGCTCGCTGGCCGAGTGCGAGCGGTTCATCGGTGTGGACTGTGTGATGGGTGGTTCCTACAACCTGGAGCCCGAGGGCACCACGTACACCATGAAGGACGGCGATGTGCCGACCATGCTGGTGCACCTCGAGCACCCGGCACAGTCGCTGGAGCTGACCGTCTACGCCTCGAACGGCGGTGAGCGTGGGGCGCAGTTCGGCCCGACCGCCACGTTCCTGGCCGAGGACTACCTGGGCCGTCACCCCGGTGACCAGTCGTTCCAGCCCTACACCTGGGACGGGCGGTTGGACTCCGGTTCGGCGCACGGTCAACGCAGCTCGGACTGGCGGGTGCCGGACGGTGACTACATCGTGGAGATCACCGCAGTGTCCGCGCTCGGTGATGCGGCCAACGCCGACGAGTCGCAGACGGTGTACACCTCGGAGTTCACCATCGACCGGAACGACAACGGCAACCCCTGGTGGGAGACGGCGATCCAGATGCTCGCCGTCCCGTTCCACCTGTGGGACGACGTGTTCTGCGCCATCACCGGCGTGTGCGGGCCCGGGCACGGCGGTGGTCGCTGA
- a CDS encoding DUF2510 domain-containing protein: protein MTPSPGWYADPARRHQFRYWDGRLWTEHVAGPQGTGVDPLPQAPQQQEQQGYQGHGGQGQQQGFQGQPGYGGQGHPGQSNAAAAPTAPAQPAAQGGSATSDPFREPSLSLLRFDHGETVQLQYATPSGHVVVDSIEEAKPEQDIENDSIDELTRKQRTTTMQVGDPATGRLIARVAHYKPIKSSFTVTGPAGELLFTGKQANVFGAARFEFVDAQDGPVGTIRADGARAKHFDVEAPNGTVLARLDKHGSYDIQLNQQEANRTRPVTSAGQWLGQKAVEAVTDQTRDQLRFVLNRPQPVGHPPLAQLTLLSAILMELSFSVL from the coding sequence ATGACTCCTTCACCCGGCTGGTATGCAGATCCGGCCCGACGTCACCAGTTCCGCTACTGGGACGGCCGGCTCTGGACCGAGCATGTCGCCGGGCCGCAGGGGACCGGAGTGGACCCGCTCCCGCAGGCACCGCAGCAGCAGGAGCAGCAGGGGTACCAGGGCCACGGGGGCCAGGGACAGCAGCAGGGGTTCCAGGGGCAGCCGGGGTACGGGGGCCAGGGTCACCCGGGGCAATCGAACGCGGCGGCCGCACCCACCGCGCCCGCGCAACCGGCAGCACAAGGCGGTTCCGCGACCAGCGATCCGTTCCGCGAACCGTCCCTCTCCCTCCTGCGGTTCGACCATGGTGAGACGGTGCAGCTCCAGTACGCGACGCCGTCGGGCCACGTGGTGGTCGACTCGATCGAGGAGGCCAAGCCGGAGCAGGACATCGAGAACGACTCCATCGACGAGCTCACCCGCAAGCAACGCACCACCACGATGCAGGTGGGTGATCCGGCCACCGGCCGGCTGATCGCCCGGGTGGCACACTACAAGCCGATCAAGTCCAGCTTCACCGTCACGGGGCCGGCCGGCGAGCTGCTCTTCACCGGTAAGCAGGCGAACGTGTTCGGCGCTGCGCGCTTCGAGTTCGTCGATGCCCAGGACGGCCCCGTCGGTACGATCCGGGCCGATGGAGCGCGCGCCAAGCACTTCGATGTGGAGGCACCGAACGGTACGGTGCTGGCCCGGCTGGACAAGCATGGGTCCTACGACATCCAGCTCAACCAGCAAGAAGCGAATCGGACGCGTCCGGTGACCAGCGCTGGCCAGTGGCTCGGGCAGAAGGCGGTCGAAGCCGTGACCGACCAGACCCGGGACCAGTTGCGGTTCGTGCTGAACCGGCCGCAGCCGGTCGGTCACCCGCCACTGGCGCAGCTGACCCTGCTCTCCGCCATCCTGATGGAGCTGTCCTTCAGCGTGCTCTGA
- a CDS encoding glycerophosphodiester phosphodiesterase → MKVYAHRGASIELPENTLAAFARAIEIGAEGIELDTYRAKDGTAVVIHDDTLDRTTSASGPVKERTAVELGEIDAGNGEKVPSLQEVLALAAGRVRVNIEIKDPEAVDAVIETVAKFDNLDWFASGAHWDALTDLRERVGAEVFPLSLGIAENGAKLIERYRDQLTDDQAANVKTYASDWTVALERALAIGASGLSIYEVGLTSEIIAAIHAAGLEVWVWTINDPARALEIAAMGADAVCTDAPAEVIAARAAGAVA, encoded by the coding sequence ATGAAGGTCTATGCCCACCGCGGCGCCTCGATCGAGCTGCCCGAGAACACCCTCGCCGCGTTCGCACGCGCGATCGAGATCGGTGCGGAAGGAATCGAGCTCGACACCTACCGGGCCAAAGATGGCACCGCCGTCGTGATCCACGACGACACCCTGGACCGGACGACCAGTGCGAGCGGTCCAGTCAAGGAGCGCACCGCCGTCGAACTCGGCGAAATCGACGCCGGCAACGGCGAGAAGGTCCCTTCTCTTCAGGAGGTGCTAGCGCTGGCCGCCGGCAGGGTGCGGGTGAACATCGAGATCAAGGACCCCGAAGCGGTCGACGCGGTCATCGAGACGGTCGCGAAGTTCGACAACCTCGACTGGTTCGCTTCTGGCGCACACTGGGATGCGCTCACCGACCTCCGCGAGCGCGTCGGCGCCGAGGTGTTCCCGCTGTCGCTGGGCATCGCCGAGAACGGCGCGAAGCTGATCGAGCGCTACCGTGACCAGCTCACCGACGACCAGGCCGCGAACGTCAAGACGTACGCGAGCGACTGGACTGTGGCACTTGAGCGAGCGCTGGCGATCGGCGCGTCCGGGCTGTCGATCTATGAGGTCGGCCTGACGTCCGAGATCATCGCGGCTATCCACGCCGCCGGGCTCGAGGTCTGGGTCTGGACGATCAACGACCCTGCCCGTGCGCTGGAGATCGCAGCGATGGGGGCAGATGCCGTCTGCACCGATGCACCTGCTGAAGTGATCGCTGCCCGTGCAGCGGGGGCCGTCGCCTGA
- a CDS encoding helix-turn-helix domain-containing protein — protein sequence MTTNDQAQSVPELVAAAKGTLTAREVAAVLGVDRRTVYAAMDEGQIQYVEFGDRKLTPRRHVLDILMLNDVV from the coding sequence ATGACTACCAACGACCAGGCCCAGAGCGTGCCCGAGCTCGTCGCCGCCGCGAAGGGGACCCTCACCGCTCGAGAGGTTGCGGCCGTCCTCGGCGTCGACCGTCGAACGGTCTACGCGGCGATGGACGAAGGACAGATTCAGTACGTCGAGTTTGGAGACCGCAAGCTCACCCCACGCAGGCATGTCCTCGACATTCTCATGCTCAATGACGTCGTATGA